Proteins encoded by one window of Manihot esculenta cultivar AM560-2 chromosome 10, M.esculenta_v8, whole genome shotgun sequence:
- the LOC110625098 gene encoding receptor-like protein Cf-9 homolog isoform X2 produces MASLVWLASFLLLFHFHFQASVSFSLNSNSSAMLCQRDQSLALLQFKETFSIAKAVFVPPYYPKPYLKTKYWKEGTDCCWWDGITCDMETGNVIGLHLSNSFLYGPIYSNNPLFSLRHLRKLDLSLNDFNHSRIVPQFGQFSKLTHLNLSYSGFVGQIPSEITYLSGLLSLDLSWNYDLISETTIFTKLVQNLTQLRELDLSEVNMSVVAPSSLMNLSSSLTSLKLEFCEMQGKIPDISRLSKLVSLDLSWNFGGLTIEPMIFDKLDRNLTKIRDLAFGDVNMSMVEPSSLMNISSYLSSLGLRYCELKGKFPDNIIQRSNLQLLDLLGNEDLNGSLPRHNWNNSLRSLSLSLTQITIYLDHDFISNLKSLETLELCQCNFRVSNLKFLGMLTRLITLDISFNNFSGQIPSSLGSLKQLSYLYLSDNNFSGEIPSSFKNLKQLQELWLQNNHCSGPIPHYFTNFTLLYVLYLSNNKFTGPIPFQVGGFSSLISLYLSNNLLNATIPPSVFILPQLRYLLLDNNQLTGRLGPFQENPLVHIDLSNNKLYGFIPSSIFKLVDLNVLILSSNKLIGEVSSAVCNLNSLKILDLSNNSLNGFIPQCLGNFSNDLSVLHLGTNNFQGTIPETFSARGSLRYLNFNGNQLQRRIPLSISNCRNLEILDLGNNNIDDSFPHFLETLPELQILILKSNKLHGFVKGSSTNYSFSKLRMFDLSDNMLSGPLPSGYFNNFKAMMNFDVKMEYMRTPNFSYDYSVRLTLKGVEIELVRIQTLLTTIDLSGNKFTGEIPQSIGKLKALKLLNFSHNQLTGNIQPSLRESSNLESLDLSSNFLVGRIPMQLTDLTFLQVFRVSDNRLEGPIPEGKQFNTFDKSSYEGNLGLCGFPLEKCNNGERQKPEISKEDDSNSKFGFGWQPVVAGYGCGVIFGIAMGYRVFKTRKPIWFVRIVEGQRRAKPKRFKN; encoded by the coding sequence GTGGGATGGGATTACATGTGATATGGAAACGGGTAATGTAATTGGCCTTCACCTTTCTAATAGCTTCTTGTATGGTCCTATCTATTCTAACAATCCTCTTTTCTCTCTTCGCCATCTCCGAAAACTCGACTTGTCTTTAAATGATTTCAACCACTCTCGAATTGTTCCTCAGTTTGGCCAGTTTTCCAAGTTAACACATCTTAATCTAAGCTATTCTGGTTTTGTGGGTCAAATTCCTTCAGAAATTACTTACCTGTCAGgtttgctatctcttgatcTTTCTTGGAATTATGATTTGATATCAGAAACCACTATTTTTACCAAGCTTGTTCAAAACCTAACCCAATTACGGGAATTGGACTTGAGTGAAGTAAACATGTCTGTGGTTGCACCTAGTTCCTTGATGAATTTGTCTTCTTCTTTGACATCTCTCAAACTTGAATTTTGTGAAATGCAAGGAAAAATCCCCGATATCAGTCGTCTATCTAAATTGGTTTCACTTGATCTTTCTTGGAATTTTGGTGGTTTGACAATAGAACCAATGATTTTTGACAAGCTTGATAGAAATCTAACCAAGATAAGAGACTTAGCCTTCGGAGATGTAAACATGTCCATGGTTGAACCTAGTTCTTTGATGAATATCTCTTCTTATTTATCATCACTTGGACTTCGATATTGTGAATTGAAAGGGAAATTTCCAGACAACATAATTCAACGATCAAACCTCCAACTGCTTGATTTATTGGGTAATGAAGATCTCAACGGTTCCTTACCTCGGCATAACTGGAATAATTCTCTCAGGTCTTTGTCTCTTTCTTTGACACAAATTACAATATATTTGGACCATGATTTTATCAGTAATTTGAAGTCTTTAGAAACTTTGGAGCTCTGTCAATGCAATTTTAGagtttcaaatttgaaatttttgggTATGTTGACTCGACTCATTACGTTGGATATCTCCTTTAATAATTTCAGTGGTCAAATTCCATCTTCACTTGGAAGTCTTAAGCAGCTCTCTTATTTATACCTTTCCGATAACAATTTCAGTGGTGAGATTCCCTCCTCTTTTAAAAACCTTAAACAACTTCAGGAATTGTGGCTCCAAAATAACCATTGTAGTGGTCCCATTCCTCATTATTTTACAAACTTCACACTACtttatgttttatatttatcaaataataaattcacaGGCCCCATCCCTTTCCAAGTAGGCGGGTTTTCAAGTCTAATATCCCTATATTTATCTAATAACTTATTAAATGCAACAATACCACCCTCTGTGTTTATCCTACCTCAGTTGCGCTATTTATTGCTCGACAATAACCAGCTCACCGGTCGTTTAGGTCCATTCCAAGAAAATCCATTGGTTCATATTGATTTGAGCAATAACAAGTTGTATGGCTTCATTCCAAGCTCAATTTTCAAACTTGTGGACTTGAATGTTCTCATTCTTTCATCCAATAAATTGATAGGAGAAGTTTCTTCAGCAGTTTGCAACCTAAATTCTCTCAAAATTCTTGACTTGTCAAACAACAGTTTGAACGGCTTCATCCCACAATGTTTGGGAAATTTCAGCAATGATCTCTCGGTGCTGCATTTGGGCACGAACAATTTCCAAGGAACCATCCCTGAGACGTTTTCAGCAAGAGGCAGCTTGAGATATTTGAACTTCAATGGCAATCAATTGCAAAGGAGAATCCCTCTGTCCATTTCTAATTGTAGAAATTTGGAGATTTTAGATCTTGGAAACAATAATATAGATGACTCATTCCCCCATTTCTTGGAAACTCTTCCGGAGCTGCAAATTCTAATTCTGAAATCCAATAAACTCCATGGATTTGTGAAAGGGTCCTCTACCAATTATTCCTTCTCAAAGCTGCGAATGTTTGACCTCTCCGATAACATGTTGAGCGGGCCATTACCTTCAGGGTATTTCAATAATTTCAAAGCAATGATGAACTTTGATGTCAAGATGGAGTACATGAGGACACCAAATTTTTCTTACGATTATTCTGTGCGTCTGACACTCAAAGGAGTTGAGATTGAGTTGGTGAGAATCCAAACACTTCTTACAACCATTGATTTGTCAGGCAACAAATTCACAGGGGAGATCCCACAGTCTATTGGAAAGCTTAAAGCACTTAAGTTGCTCAACTTTTCTCACAATCAACTCACGGGCAATATTCAACCATCATTGAGGGAATCGTCCAATTTGGAATCACTAGACCTCTCTTCAAATTTTCTTGTTGGAAGGATTCCTATGCAGTTGACAGATTTAACATTTCTGCAAGTATTTCGGGTTTCAGATAATCGACTTGAAGGACCCATACCTGAAGGAAAGCAGTTCAACACATTTGATAAAAGTTCATATGAAGGAAATTTGGGATTGTGTGGATTTCCACTAGAAAAATGCAATAATGGGGAGAGGCAAAAACCAGAAATATCCAAGGAAGATGATTCCAATTCTAAATTTGGATTTGGGTGGCAACCTGTAGTGGCAGGGTATGGATGTGGAGTAATATTTGGTATTGCAATGGGATATCGTGTGTTTAAAACAAGAAAACCAATATGGTTTGTGAGGATAGTTGAAGGACAAAGACGTGCAAAGCCAAAAAGATTCAAAAACTAG
- the LOC110625098 gene encoding receptor-like protein Cf-9 homolog isoform X1, whose amino-acid sequence MANLLWFAHSICLLLFHLHFQAFPSLSFSFNSSSAAIQCQYDQSLALLQFKTSLSVKSAPSPWSFLHHPKPYLKTESWKEGTDCCWWDGITCDMETGNVIGLHLSNSFLYGPIYSNNPLFSLRHLRKLDLSLNDFNHSRIVPQFGQFSKLTHLNLSYSGFVGQIPSEITYLSGLLSLDLSWNYDLISETTIFTKLVQNLTQLRELDLSEVNMSVVAPSSLMNLSSSLTSLKLEFCEMQGKIPDISRLSKLVSLDLSWNFGGLTIEPMIFDKLDRNLTKIRDLAFGDVNMSMVEPSSLMNISSYLSSLGLRYCELKGKFPDNIIQRSNLQLLDLLGNEDLNGSLPRHNWNNSLRSLSLSLTQITIYLDHDFISNLKSLETLELCQCNFRVSNLKFLGMLTRLITLDISFNNFSGQIPSSLGSLKQLSYLYLSDNNFSGEIPSSFKNLKQLQELWLQNNHCSGPIPHYFTNFTLLYVLYLSNNKFTGPIPFQVGGFSSLISLYLSNNLLNATIPPSVFILPQLRYLLLDNNQLTGRLGPFQENPLVHIDLSNNKLYGFIPSSIFKLVDLNVLILSSNKLIGEVSSAVCNLNSLKILDLSNNSLNGFIPQCLGNFSNDLSVLHLGTNNFQGTIPETFSARGSLRYLNFNGNQLQRRIPLSISNCRNLEILDLGNNNIDDSFPHFLETLPELQILILKSNKLHGFVKGSSTNYSFSKLRMFDLSDNMLSGPLPSGYFNNFKAMMNFDVKMEYMRTPNFSYDYSVRLTLKGVEIELVRIQTLLTTIDLSGNKFTGEIPQSIGKLKALKLLNFSHNQLTGNIQPSLRESSNLESLDLSSNFLVGRIPMQLTDLTFLQVFRVSDNRLEGPIPEGKQFNTFDKSSYEGNLGLCGFPLEKCNNGERQKPEISKEDDSNSKFGFGWQPVVAGYGCGVIFGIAMGYRVFKTRKPIWFVRIVEGQRRAKPKRFKN is encoded by the coding sequence ATGGCTAATCTACTTTGGTTTGCTCACTCTATCTGCCTTCTTTTGTTTCACTTGCATTTTCAAGCTTTCCCTTCTCtatctttttctttcaattcctcCTCTGCAGCCATACAGTGCCAATATGATCAGAGTCTTGCCTTACTCCAATTCAAGACATCGTTATCCGTTAAAAGTGCTCCTTCTCCCTGGAGCTTCCTTCACCACCCTAAGCCTTATCTCAAGACAGAGTCTTGGAAAGAGGGCACTGATTGCTGTTGGTGGGATGGGATTACATGTGATATGGAAACGGGTAATGTAATTGGCCTTCACCTTTCTAATAGCTTCTTGTATGGTCCTATCTATTCTAACAATCCTCTTTTCTCTCTTCGCCATCTCCGAAAACTCGACTTGTCTTTAAATGATTTCAACCACTCTCGAATTGTTCCTCAGTTTGGCCAGTTTTCCAAGTTAACACATCTTAATCTAAGCTATTCTGGTTTTGTGGGTCAAATTCCTTCAGAAATTACTTACCTGTCAGgtttgctatctcttgatcTTTCTTGGAATTATGATTTGATATCAGAAACCACTATTTTTACCAAGCTTGTTCAAAACCTAACCCAATTACGGGAATTGGACTTGAGTGAAGTAAACATGTCTGTGGTTGCACCTAGTTCCTTGATGAATTTGTCTTCTTCTTTGACATCTCTCAAACTTGAATTTTGTGAAATGCAAGGAAAAATCCCCGATATCAGTCGTCTATCTAAATTGGTTTCACTTGATCTTTCTTGGAATTTTGGTGGTTTGACAATAGAACCAATGATTTTTGACAAGCTTGATAGAAATCTAACCAAGATAAGAGACTTAGCCTTCGGAGATGTAAACATGTCCATGGTTGAACCTAGTTCTTTGATGAATATCTCTTCTTATTTATCATCACTTGGACTTCGATATTGTGAATTGAAAGGGAAATTTCCAGACAACATAATTCAACGATCAAACCTCCAACTGCTTGATTTATTGGGTAATGAAGATCTCAACGGTTCCTTACCTCGGCATAACTGGAATAATTCTCTCAGGTCTTTGTCTCTTTCTTTGACACAAATTACAATATATTTGGACCATGATTTTATCAGTAATTTGAAGTCTTTAGAAACTTTGGAGCTCTGTCAATGCAATTTTAGagtttcaaatttgaaatttttgggTATGTTGACTCGACTCATTACGTTGGATATCTCCTTTAATAATTTCAGTGGTCAAATTCCATCTTCACTTGGAAGTCTTAAGCAGCTCTCTTATTTATACCTTTCCGATAACAATTTCAGTGGTGAGATTCCCTCCTCTTTTAAAAACCTTAAACAACTTCAGGAATTGTGGCTCCAAAATAACCATTGTAGTGGTCCCATTCCTCATTATTTTACAAACTTCACACTACtttatgttttatatttatcaaataataaattcacaGGCCCCATCCCTTTCCAAGTAGGCGGGTTTTCAAGTCTAATATCCCTATATTTATCTAATAACTTATTAAATGCAACAATACCACCCTCTGTGTTTATCCTACCTCAGTTGCGCTATTTATTGCTCGACAATAACCAGCTCACCGGTCGTTTAGGTCCATTCCAAGAAAATCCATTGGTTCATATTGATTTGAGCAATAACAAGTTGTATGGCTTCATTCCAAGCTCAATTTTCAAACTTGTGGACTTGAATGTTCTCATTCTTTCATCCAATAAATTGATAGGAGAAGTTTCTTCAGCAGTTTGCAACCTAAATTCTCTCAAAATTCTTGACTTGTCAAACAACAGTTTGAACGGCTTCATCCCACAATGTTTGGGAAATTTCAGCAATGATCTCTCGGTGCTGCATTTGGGCACGAACAATTTCCAAGGAACCATCCCTGAGACGTTTTCAGCAAGAGGCAGCTTGAGATATTTGAACTTCAATGGCAATCAATTGCAAAGGAGAATCCCTCTGTCCATTTCTAATTGTAGAAATTTGGAGATTTTAGATCTTGGAAACAATAATATAGATGACTCATTCCCCCATTTCTTGGAAACTCTTCCGGAGCTGCAAATTCTAATTCTGAAATCCAATAAACTCCATGGATTTGTGAAAGGGTCCTCTACCAATTATTCCTTCTCAAAGCTGCGAATGTTTGACCTCTCCGATAACATGTTGAGCGGGCCATTACCTTCAGGGTATTTCAATAATTTCAAAGCAATGATGAACTTTGATGTCAAGATGGAGTACATGAGGACACCAAATTTTTCTTACGATTATTCTGTGCGTCTGACACTCAAAGGAGTTGAGATTGAGTTGGTGAGAATCCAAACACTTCTTACAACCATTGATTTGTCAGGCAACAAATTCACAGGGGAGATCCCACAGTCTATTGGAAAGCTTAAAGCACTTAAGTTGCTCAACTTTTCTCACAATCAACTCACGGGCAATATTCAACCATCATTGAGGGAATCGTCCAATTTGGAATCACTAGACCTCTCTTCAAATTTTCTTGTTGGAAGGATTCCTATGCAGTTGACAGATTTAACATTTCTGCAAGTATTTCGGGTTTCAGATAATCGACTTGAAGGACCCATACCTGAAGGAAAGCAGTTCAACACATTTGATAAAAGTTCATATGAAGGAAATTTGGGATTGTGTGGATTTCCACTAGAAAAATGCAATAATGGGGAGAGGCAAAAACCAGAAATATCCAAGGAAGATGATTCCAATTCTAAATTTGGATTTGGGTGGCAACCTGTAGTGGCAGGGTATGGATGTGGAGTAATATTTGGTATTGCAATGGGATATCGTGTGTTTAAAACAAGAAAACCAATATGGTTTGTGAGGATAGTTGAAGGACAAAGACGTGCAAAGCCAAAAAGATTCAAAAACTAG